The DNA window CCCCGAAATATTTGATTTTCAGAATATTCTAAAATTCTACTCCAACATACTCCTAAGCATCCAAGCAGTTTTTTCATGGATCTCTAATCTTTGGGTAAGAAGGTCAGTAGTCACCTCATCTCCCCCTGAATCCGCAGAAGGAAGGATCGCTCTTGCAGTCCGTATCACTGCTTCATGTCCTTCTACAAGATTTTTAAGCATATCTTCCGCTTTAGGAACTCCATCTTCTTCTTTTAAAGAAGTTAAAGAAGAGAATGCTTTATAGGTCCCTGGTGCCGGATAGCCAAGAGAACGAATTCTTTCCGCAACCAGATCCAAAGCATTCCAAAGTTCTGTGTATTGGGTCATAAACATCAAATGTAATGTATTAAATAAAGGTCCGGTTACGTTCCAATGATAGTTGTGAGTTTTTAAATATAAAAAATACGTATCAGCTAATAGTTTTTGCAGGCCTTGGTTAATAGCCTCT is part of the Leptospira andrefontaineae genome and encodes:
- a CDS encoding Dps family protein codes for the protein MKPNIGIPEKDREAINQGLQKLLADTYFLYLKTHNYHWNVTGPLFNTLHLMFMTQYTELWNALDLVAERIRSLGYPAPGTYKAFSSLTSLKEEDGVPKAEDMLKNLVEGHEAVIRTARAILPSADSGGDEVTTDLLTQRLEIHEKTAWMLRSMLE